The DNA region GCGGGGCAAGCTGGAGGACTACGAGGACCCGACGCACCTCGTCCTCGACGACTGGCGGTGATGCGTCGCCGGGGCGCGTTCAGCGCCGCCGCGCTCGTGCTGGCCGTCGCGGCCGCCGCCCCCGCCCATTCGATCCTCCTCGAGTCGGTTCCCGCACCCGGCACGACGGTCGTCGCGCCCCGGGAGCTCACGGTGCGCTTCAACAACCGGATCGAAAAGCCGCTCTCGCGTCTCCGCCTCCTCGACGCGCGTGGTGAGCCCCTGCCGCTGGCGGCGGTGGTCGCTGACGGCCCCGCCGACCGCCTCACCACCGCGCTCCCCCCGCTCGCGCCCGGGGTCTATCGCGTCGAGTGGCGGGTGCTCTCGACCGACGGCCACATCGTGAGCGGCGGCTTCTCGTTCCGCGTCGCGCCCTGAGCGGGAGGACCGTGGCGGCGCTGGTCCCCGGGAGCGCGACGGCCGAGGGCACGAAGCGGTACGCGGCCCGGCTCGCCGCGCGCGTCGCGCCCGGACACTTCGGCGACCTGGACGGGCTCACCGTCTCGACGGTGGGCATCGGCACCTACCTCGGTCGCGAGGACGCGGAGACGGACGTCGCCTACCAGGACGCGCTCGTGCGCGCGCTCGAGCTCGGCCTCAACGTGATCGACACGGCGGTGAACTACCGCCACCAGCGGAGCGAGCGGGCGATCCGCGCCGCGCTCGGCACCGCGTTCGCGCGCGGGCTCGCGCGGCGGGACGAGATCGTCGTCGCCACCAAGGGCGGCTACATCCCGTTCGACGGCGCGGTCCCGCGCGATCCGCGCGCCTGGTTCACGCAGACGTACCTCGACACCGGGATCGTCGGCCCCGGCGACATGGCGGGCGGCATCCACTGCGTGGCGCCCCGCTATCTCGCCGACCAGATCGAGCGGAGCCGCGCCAACCTCGGGCTCGAGACGCTCGACGTGTACTACGTCCACAACCCGGAGGCGCAGCTCGAGGAGCTGGAACGCCCGGTGTTCCTCGGGCGGATGCGCGCCGCGTTCGAGACGCTGGAGCGGGCCGTGCGCGAGGGCACGATCGGGCGATACGGGACGGCCACCTGGAACGGCTTCCGCGAGGACCCGGGCGCGCCCGGCCACCTCTCGCTCGAGGAGCTCGTCGGCGCGGCGCGGGACGTCGGCGGCGCCGACCACCACTTCAAGGCGCTCCAGCTGCCCTACAACCTCGCGATGCCCGAGGCCTTCGTCCGCGCCACCCAGTCGGTGGGCGGCGCGCTCGTGCCGCTGACCGAAGCGGCCCGCCGGCTCGGCGTCTACGTGATGGCGTCGGCGTCGATCCTCCAGGGCCAGCTCGCGAAGAACCTGCCGCCGATGGTCGCCGCCAACCTGCCCGGGCTGGCGACCGACGCGCAGCGGGCGGTCCAGTTCGTCCGCTCGACGCCCGGGATCGGCACGGCGCTCGTCGGTATGAAGTCCATCGCGCACGTCGAGGAGAGCGCGGGGGTGGCCGCCGTCCCGCCCCGGGCGTGGGCCGAGTTCCAGCGATTCTTCGCGGCCGCCGGCTCGTAAACATTGCGCACGCGCGCGGCGTCGGGTAGGTTGAGCGGGTGATCACGCTCGAGCGTGAGTACGAACGCGCGCTCGGGATCCGCCCCAGCGTGTCCGCCGTCATCTTCGACCGCCGCGGCCGCCTCCTGCTCCAGCAACGCTCCGACGGAGGACAGTGGGGGCTGCCCGGCGGCTCGATCGAGATCGGCGAGTCGGTGACGGACGCGGTCCGCCGCGAGGTGCGCGAGGAGACCGGCCTGGTCGTCGCCGTGCGGCGGCTGATCGGCGTCTACTCGGACCCGGCGCGCCAGGTCGTGCGCTACCCGGACGGCAACGTCTGGCACTACGTCAACGTCTGCTTCGAGTGCGCGGTGCGCGGCGGGGCGCTGCAGACGTGCGACGAGACCCTCGCGCTCGAGTACGTGCCGCCCCGCCGGCTGCCCGCGACGATCCTGTCGAACCACAAGATCAGGATCCGCGACGCGTGCGCGCGCCGGGTCGCCCCGTTCGTCCGCTGAAGGAGGGCCGATGCTGCGACGGATTCATCACGTGGGTATCGTGGTGGCGCGCCTCGGCGACGCGTACCGGTTCTACCGCGACACGCTCGGGCTCCCGCTCCTCAAGGAGGTGGTCCTGCCCGACCAGGGCGTGCGTGCCGCGCTCCTCGCCTGCGGCGACACGGAGCTCGAGCTGCTCGAGCCGCTGGACGCGGCGTCCGGCGTCGGACGCTTCCTCGCCAGGCGCGGCGAGGGCCTCCACCACCTGTGCTTCGACACCCCCGACATCCACGCGTCGCTCGGGGAGCTCGCGGCGAGGCGCGTCGAGCTCATCGACCGGACGCCGCGGCCGGGCCTCGCGGGACTGGTGGCGTTCCTGCACCCGAGGGCCTGTTGCGGCGTCCTCGTGGAGCTGGCGACGCCCGTGGACGAGCCGGAGGCGACGGCGTCGCCCCTGCGGCTCAAGCGCCTCGTCATCGGCGCGCGCGACGTGAAGCAGACGGTCGGCGCCTTCCGCTCGCTCTTCGGCTTCCCCGAGGTCATGATGAACGACGGGCCGCGCACGATGCTCGCGGTCGGCCGCGGCGCCCTCCTCATCGCGCCCTCCGACGAGGTCGGCGGCACCGAGGGCATGGTGGCCCTCTCGCTCGTCGCCGAGGACTTCCCCGCGCTCATGGCCGCCTTCGATCGCGCGGGCACGAAGTGTCTGCGGGGCACCGCCGAGGTGACGCTCGAGCCGGCGGCGAGTCACGGCGTGCATCTGCACATCAGCCGCTACGAGTAACGCCGCGGACCTCGTCGCGCGCGCCCCGGCGCGTCAGAACGCGTCGGGCGCGGCGGCGATCGTGTCGAGCTCGGCGCGCGTGTAGGCGCCGAGGCTCGTGAAGTCGAGCTCCGTGTAGTTCTTCACCCAGCGCAGGCCGATCTTCACGGCCTTCCGGTAGCGGGCCTCGACGTCGGCCTGGGCGGGCCGTCGCGCGAGGATGTCGGCGAGCTCCTCGCGCAGCAGGCGCTTCA from Candidatus Methylomirabilota bacterium includes:
- a CDS encoding copper resistance CopC family protein codes for the protein MRRRGAFSAAALVLAVAAAAPAHSILLESVPAPGTTVVAPRELTVRFNNRIEKPLSRLRLLDARGEPLPLAAVVADGPADRLTTALPPLAPGVYRVEWRVLSTDGHIVSGGFSFRVAP
- a CDS encoding aldo/keto reductase, which translates into the protein MAALVPGSATAEGTKRYAARLAARVAPGHFGDLDGLTVSTVGIGTYLGREDAETDVAYQDALVRALELGLNVIDTAVNYRHQRSERAIRAALGTAFARGLARRDEIVVATKGGYIPFDGAVPRDPRAWFTQTYLDTGIVGPGDMAGGIHCVAPRYLADQIERSRANLGLETLDVYYVHNPEAQLEELERPVFLGRMRAAFETLERAVREGTIGRYGTATWNGFREDPGAPGHLSLEELVGAARDVGGADHHFKALQLPYNLAMPEAFVRATQSVGGALVPLTEAARRLGVYVMASASILQGQLAKNLPPMVAANLPGLATDAQRAVQFVRSTPGIGTALVGMKSIAHVEESAGVAAVPPRAWAEFQRFFAAAGS
- a CDS encoding NUDIX domain-containing protein, which encodes MITLEREYERALGIRPSVSAVIFDRRGRLLLQQRSDGGQWGLPGGSIEIGESVTDAVRREVREETGLVVAVRRLIGVYSDPARQVVRYPDGNVWHYVNVCFECAVRGGALQTCDETLALEYVPPRRLPATILSNHKIRIRDACARRVAPFVR
- the mce gene encoding methylmalonyl-CoA epimerase, encoding MLRRIHHVGIVVARLGDAYRFYRDTLGLPLLKEVVLPDQGVRAALLACGDTELELLEPLDAASGVGRFLARRGEGLHHLCFDTPDIHASLGELAARRVELIDRTPRPGLAGLVAFLHPRACCGVLVELATPVDEPEATASPLRLKRLVIGARDVKQTVGAFRSLFGFPEVMMNDGPRTMLAVGRGALLIAPSDEVGGTEGMVALSLVAEDFPALMAAFDRAGTKCLRGTAEVTLEPAASHGVHLHISRYE